The following are encoded in a window of Silene latifolia isolate original U9 population unplaced genomic scaffold, ASM4854445v1 scaffold_177, whole genome shotgun sequence genomic DNA:
- the LOC141638087 gene encoding FLUCTUATING-LIGHT-ACCLIMATION protein 1, chloroplastic, translated as MANILILESKAFSSSYHHNQFHILKCKSPHSITILRSPYKTQSTSLTLLLKKPYLINPTTTSPKHEIIGPKFSISKTNDKILQEKVSKTLFDSILDAISNSTKALRKPLIAAVLACVLIIMYDYKNPAWGASGGRMGGSSFSSSGSSGGSSSSSSSSSSSSSSSGSSYWSSSSYGSSRVEKPWTKKDWRNFWIITGFLAAIISSVVIHCYLEENKKLTAEEKNSIVKIQVGLLGTARSLQKELNQIALTADTSTSKGINYVLTETTRALLRHPDYFISAYSSVNTKGRFALGEKLFNQLSLEERGKFDEETLVNVNNKKKQVKRSPKATGTSSEFIVITILAAVKGVLELPTIQGSVELKEVLQKLGSIRYQDTIAAEVLWTPQEENDNLSEEELRQDYPLLKLLGDSEIHK; from the exons ATGGCAAACATATTGATTCTTGAATCAAAGGCATTTTCATCATCATACCACCATAACCAATTTCACATTTTGAAATGCAAATCTCCTCACTCAATAACCATTTTACGCTCTCCATACAAAACTCAATCAACTTCTCTAACACTTCTCCTGAAAAAACCCTATCTCATAAACCCTACTACTACGTCCCCCAAACATGAAATTATTGGTCCAAAGTTTTCGATTTCAAAAACGAATGATAAAATCCTACAAGAAAAGGTTTCAAAAACTCTATTTGACTCAATTCTTGATGCTATTTCGAATTCTACGAAAGCCCTAAGAAAGCCCTTGATAGCGGCCGTCTTGGCGTGTGTACTAATAATAATGTACGACTACAAAAATCCTGCTTGGGGGGCTTCTGGCGGAAGGATGGGTGGCAGTTCATTCTCCTCCAGCGGCTCTTCCGGGGGTTCTAGTTCGAGTTCGAGTTCGAGTTCAAGTTCGAGTTCGAGTTCCGGTTCGAGTTATTGGTCGAGTTCGAGTTATGGGTCGAGTAGAGTGGAAAAGCCGTGGACAAAAAAAGATTGGAGGAACTTTTGGATCATCACGGGTTTTCTTGCAGCGATTATTTCATCCGTTGTGATTCATTGCTATTTGGAGGAGAATAAAAAATTAACGGCTGAAGAGAAAAACAGCATTGTTAAAATTCAG GTTGGATTGTTAGGAACAGCAAGATCGCTTCAAAAAGAGCTTAATCAAATCGCTCTAACTGCTGATACTTCGACTTCAAAGGGCATTAACTACGTTTTGACAG AAACTACACGGGCCTTGCTTCGACACCCTGATTACTTCATCTCCGCTTATTCATCT GTGAACACTAAAGGAAGGTTCGCACTTGGCGAAAAGTTATTCAATCAACTGTCTTTGGAGGAAAGAGGGAAGTTTGATGAAGAAACATTGGTTAATGTCAATAACAAAAAGAAGCAAGTCAAAAGAAGCCCGAAAGCCACAGGAACTAGCAGCGAGTTCATAGTG ATTACCATTTTGGCGGCGGTGAAAGGAGTACTTGAACTACCAACTATCCAAGGAAGTGTAGAGTTGAAAGAAGTTTTGCAGAAGCTTGGATCTATTCGTTATCAGGATACCATT GCTGCTGAAGTGTTATGGACGCCGCAAGAGGAGAATGATAACTTGTCAGAAGAAGAGCTTCGTCAAGATTACCCACTTCTCAAGCTCCTTGGAGATTCAGAAATACACAAATAA
- the LOC141638088 gene encoding pre-rRNA-processing protein TSR2-like, whose product MKLTGASAQQMEQGILLVFKRWRELRDAVDGSFGGPHSGQKASHFADDIINFFTKPNGRESPSIDELLDLLDDGMDDLGLVEVESVNEVANILMNMYEECLDHNYQRIQELRDTAQFFDNKTAPNPFPREAASISSDGVAEDNEGSSMIANSSESLPNQESASQAMELDEAPWITVASKKPKSRKN is encoded by the exons ATGAAACTTACAGGAGCGAGTGCTCAGCAAATGGAACAAGGGATACTACTCGTATTCAAACGTTGGCGGGAGCTCCGAGATGCGGTTGATGGTTCATTTGGAGGACCCCATTCCGGTCAGAAAGCTTCTCACTTTGCCGATGATATtatcaatttcttcaccaaacCTAATGGACGAG AATCACCGTCCATTGATGAGTTGTTAGATTTGCTTGATGATGGCATGGATGACTTAGGTTTGGTGGAGGTTGAGAGCGTTAATGAG GTGGCAAATATACTGATGAATATGTATGAAGAATGCTTAGACCATAACTATCAAAGGATTCAAGAGCTTAGGGATACGGCGCAATTCTTTGATAACAAAACAGCTCCCAATCCTTTTCCAAGAGAG GCTGCTAGCATTAGTAGTGATGGTGTTGCTGAGGATAATGAGGGTTCAAGCATGATAGCTAATTCATCGGAGTCTTTACCCAATCAGGAGAGTGCTTCCCAAGCAATGGAGTTAGATGAAGCTCCTTGGATTACAGTTGCATCAAAAAAGCCCAAGTCTAGGAAAAACTAG